DNA from Asanoa sp. WMMD1127:
TGGACCGAGCGAGCGGCGCCCGGCTACACCGGCCCCGACGCGGTCGACCTGTTCAACAGCGCGCTGCCGCCGGGCACCTACGACACCGGCTACCCCTCAGGCCATCTGGTCAACACCGTCGTCTGGTACGGCGTGATCGCGCTGCTCCTGGCACCCTGGCTGAACCGCACGGCGCGGCTGTGGCTGCGCATCGCCCCACCGGCGATCGTCTTCGTGACCACGATCTACCTGAACTTCCACTGGCTGACCGACTCGATCGCCGGCCTCCTCCTCGGCGTGTTCATCGCCCGCCTGATCGACCGCGTCCCGTGGCGACTGCCGGCCCGCAGCACCCTGCCCTAGCCCGCCGCTTGGGCCTGCGTGACGCGGTCGTCGTGGGGCTCGGCTCGATGCTGGGCGCCGGCGTCTTCGTGGTCTTCGCCCCCGCCGCGGCCGCCGCGGGCGGGGTGGGCCTGCTGGTCGCCCTGGGTGTCGCCGGCTTCGTGGCCTTCTGCAACGCGACGAGCTCGGCCCGGCTGGCGGCCCGCTATCCGGAGTCCGGTGGCGCCTACGTCTACGGCCGGGAACGGCTGGGCGCGTTCCCCGGTTTCCTCGCCGGGTGGGCGTTCGTCTGCGGCAAGACGGCGAGCTGCGCGGCGATGGCCCTGGCGATCGGGGCGTACGCCTGGCCCGGGCACCCGCGGGTCGTCGCGGTCCTGGCGGTGGTGGTGGTGACCGCGCTGAACCTGCGCGGGATCGCCAAGACGGCCCGGGTGACCCTGGTCCTGGTCTGCGTGACGCTGGTCGTGCTGGCGGCGGTGGCGGTCGCCGGGGTGGCGGGCTCGTCGTCGTTGTCGCTCGGCCCGGGGCCGTCTTTCCGTGGCGTGCTGACGGCGGCCGGGCTGCTGTTCTTCGCTTTCGCGGGCTATGCCCGGATCGCGACGCTGGGCGAGGAGGTCCGCGACCCGGCCCGCACGATCCCGCGAGCGATCCCGTTGGCGTTGGGGATCGTGCTGGCCATCTACGCCGTGCTGGCGGTGGTGGCGCTGGCGGTCCTCGGCCCCGCCGGCCTGGCGTCGTCCGCGGCGCCGCTGGCGTCGGTCGCGTCGGTGGCCGGCTCCGACGCCCTCGCCACCGCCGTCCGCGCGGGCGCCGTGGTGGCGGTGCTTGGCGTGCTGGTCGCGC
Protein-coding regions in this window:
- a CDS encoding APC family permease; its protein translation is MATAGPQHPALARRLGLRDAVVVGLGSMLGAGVFVVFAPAAAAAGGVGLLVALGVAGFVAFCNATSSARLAARYPESGGAYVYGRERLGAFPGFLAGWAFVCGKTASCAAMALAIGAYAWPGHPRVVAVLAVVVVTALNLRGIAKTARVTLVLVCVTLVVLAAVAVAGVAGSSSLSLGPGPSFRGVLTAAGLLFFAFAGYARIATLGEEVRDPARTIPRAIPLALGIVLAIYAVLAVVALAVLGPAGLASSAAPLASVASVAGSDALATAVRAGAVVAVLGVLVALLAGVGRTALAMGRRRDLPAPLAAVHPRTRVPHVAELVVAAAVIVLVLSGGLTTAIAASSCLVLVYYAIANASALTLRPEPGRWLPVRTLAGLGLVGCLLLAATVPTRGLVAGAAILAAGALWYAALARARA